One stretch of Brettanomyces nanus chromosome 4, complete sequence DNA includes these proteins:
- a CDS encoding uncharacterized protein (BUSCO:EOG09344DZL): MGAFGDHTFRSKRSQAEFEKSFVGKYQRLVKKNSFLYMGLPMMLSLAFASIFMTNLTSLRFERRDARVKELDEDEALKLANIKKRKVNINDEYYKLQGLMDDSKDYEPKRVERLPGETENKLSLLAL; this comes from the exons ATGGGAGCATTTGGTGATCATACATTTCGATCGAAGAGAAGCCAGGCTGAATTTGAAAAGTCGTTTGTGGGGAAATATCAGAGACttgtgaagaagaactcttTCTTGTATATGGGGCTACCGATGATGCTTTCTCTTGCGTTTGCTTCAATTTTCATGACCAACCTTACGTCACTaagatttgaaagaagagacgCTAGGGTcaaagaattggatgaggatgaggcTTTAAAGTTGGCTAACATAAAGAAGCGGAAGGTCAATATCAACGATGAATACTATAAACTTCAAGGATTGATGGACGATAGTAAAGACTATGAGCCTAAGAGGGTCGAGAGACTACCTGGAGAAACCGAAAAT AAGTTATCACTTCTAGCATTGTGA
- a CDS encoding uncharacterized protein (EggNog:ENOG41): MPRRKGSKKKSATTGRKRITRSSKKVVEEKSPKAEEEAKVEGIDKGEDMSNKEPTKPIEEPKEAIEEPEGPKEPIKEPFKEPIKNQVNEPINAPTVEPTMESTKEPTRRSINNLLSESKKHEHPHDNDNDNPETPTKKRQINRLSMGHAHLPTEASVSQLFQRRDMKELTNLSQSLMRKSEKTFQDYKKLAEKRAKSAESIISKLSSENSILRNRIKDMRSESRPHNEVEQLKKRIETLKKTEMNKNEEMEKLRTRKEEVEAQLEEALKEFDLFDSKQEIIELLSGASCVAYEENQKSIIFRLRQTGEICTLFYELVISKSGLGELVYIPLLEKPKEWEETEEIDWETNLVNSRKVLPEYLMDNLTFPSNTLRNFYTKIARSVSKGRI, encoded by the coding sequence atgccaagaagaaagggctctaaaaagaaaagtgcAACCACTGGTAGAAAGAGAATCACAAGGAGTTCGAAGAAGGTGGTGGAAGAAAAGTCTCCTAAGGCGGAAGAGGAAGCAAAGGTAGAAGGTATTGACAAGGGCGAAGATATGAGTAATAAGGAGCCTACAAAGCCGATCGAGGAGCCTAAGGAGGCGATTGAGGAGCCTGAGGGGCCCAAGGAGCCGATCAAGGAACCCTTCAAGGAACCCATCAAGAACCAGGTCAACGAACCCATCAACGCACCCACCGTGGAACCCACTATGGAATCCACCAAGGAACCCACCCGACGATCAATTAACAATCTGCTTTCagaatcaaagaaacacGAACATCCTCATGACAATGATAACGATAATCCAGAAACCCCCACCAAAAAAAGACAGATCAACAGACTCTCTATGGGACATGCACACCTTCCTACAGAGGCTTCTGTCTCCCAGCTATTTCAACGACGCGATATGAAAGAACTAACCAATCTGTCTCAAAGTTTAATGAGAAAATCCGAGAAAACATTTCAGGATTACAAGAAACTGGCAGAGAAACGTGCCAAGAGTGCCGAATCAATCATATCAAAGCTCAGTAGCGAGAATTCAATTTTAAGGAATAGAATTAAGGATATGAGAAGCGAGTCTAGGCCTCATAATGAAGTAGAACAGTTGAAAAAACGTATAGAAACACTGAAGAAAACCGAAATGAATAAAAACGAGGAAATGGAGAAGCTTAGaacaaggaaagaagaggtAGAAGCtcaattggaagaagcattgaaggaatttgatctttttgacTCTAAACAGGAGATTATAGAACTCCTTTCAGGAGCTTCGTGCGTTGCATACGaagagaatcaaaagaGTATTATATTTCGATTGAGACAAACTGGAGAGATCTGTACATTATTCTATGAATTGGTAATTAGCAAAAGTGGACTGGGAGAATTGGTATACATCCCCCTTTTGGAAAAGCCCAAGGAGTGGGAAGAAACCGAGGAGATTGACTGGGAAACAAATTTGGTCAACTCCAGAAAGGTTCTGCCTGAGTATTTGATGGATAACTTGACCTTTCCTTCCAATACGCTGCGTAATTTTTACACAAAAATAGCTAGATCGGTCAGTAAGGGAAGAATATAG
- a CDS encoding uncharacterized protein (CAZy:GT91), with product MSEKLQDDSRSSSGPAFPLHQKDRTLKSSKSEEEDFFYQPIKRPVRGDFNPDRDDIEVPQVIKPELIDNALKKLHMRPMRRKALKERYSLLGGGATNVVTERNYRVLDDLQAFTGNLEDFSSDCEKLSYSIQYNVPEDHKVEHTDPIPLSDKSLLEDITEYLENSGLEENIPSLKDKGKLDPSHWYRLSGSAIWLPDEECYMMVSRIMYAPTKRDAPLISLVRMQLYDNEWKELKGRRIRYHDATDIDADRALRKISVLGTSNKHSAEILDHISVKFPSFMDIPLEVKSKGNMLGPEDPRIIYKPSETGNNEPVVLFNMFSGLRRRSMYAAFPLRKPKSNASHKVTILQFRHSGSSSLTIKAVEKNWVPFFEDTKNPEYISFLYGLDPLVVFRCRLDNGKCDKIQDDGYGTGMIASNKIALRGGTNLMAVPMEIVRQLPELKKDPLHNVKLYVAFAKTHAWKCGCASAFYRPTLYLLVMVDGTYRIDLMTESIDFGLDVLSFDGRSTSCDSSGPNVLTPNKLLAKRSIISHIITTLRITTID from the exons ATGAGTGAAAAGTTGCAGGATGACAGCAGGAGTAGTTCTGGGCCGGCTTTTCCCCTGCACCAGAAGGACCGAACATTGAAGAGCTCAAAGtcagaggaggaagattttTTTTACCAGCCAATTAAGCGGCCTGTTAGGGGAGATTTCAACCCGGATAGGGACGATATAGAGGTTCCTCAAGTGATTAAACCCGAGCTAATCGATAATGCACTCAAGAAGTTGCATATGAGGCCAATGAGACGCAAAGCTCTTAAGGAGAGATATTCCCTTTTAGGAGGAGGTGCAACCAACGTTGTTACAGAGAGGAATTACAGAGTCCTGGACGATTTGCAAGCGTTTACTGGTAATTTGGAGGACTTTTCTAGTGATTGCGAGAAGCTTTCCTATTCTATTCAATATAACGTTCCAGAAGATCATAAGGTCGAACATACTGATCCTATACCCTTGAGTGATAAAAGCCTTCTGGAAGATATTACTGAATATCTAGAGAACTCGGGACTTGAGGAAAATATACCCAGTCTTAAAGATAAAGGCAAACTTGATCCATCTCATTGGTACAGACTTTCTGGATCAGCTATCTGGCTTCCAGACGAGGAGTGCTATATGATGGTAAGCCGTATAATGTATGCTCCCACAAAGCGCGATGCACCTCTAATATCGTTAGTGAGAATGCAGCTATACGACAATGAGtggaaagagttgaaaggaagaaggatCAGATATCATGACGCAACTGATATCGATGCAGATAGagcattgagaaagatatCTGTATTGGGAACGTCAAACAAGCATTCAGCCGAAATATTGGATCATATCTCTGTGAAATTCCCTTCTTTTATGGACATTCCATTAGAAGTTAAATCAAAAGGAAATATGCTGGGACCAGAGGATCCAAGGATCATTTATAAACCAAGTGAAACAGGAAATAATGAACCTGTGGTATTATTCAATATGTTTAGTGGGCTAAGAAGACGCTCGATGTATGCTGCCTTCCCACTCCGGAAGCCAAAATCAAACGCCTCTCATAAAGTGACAATATTACAGTTTAGGCATAGTGGAAGCAGCTCGTTGACTATCAAAGCAGTGGAAAAGAATTGGGTTCCATTCTTCGAGGACACGAAGAATCCTGAATATATCAGTTTCTTGTACGGATTGGATCCACTGGTGGTGTTCAGATGCAGATTGGACAACGGTAAGTGCGACAAGATTCAAGATGATGGCTACGGAACGGGTATGATAGCATCAAATAAGATCGCACTACGTGGAGGAACGAATTTGATGGCGGTTCCGATGGAAATCGTGAGACAGCTtccagaattgaagaaagatccGCTACACAACGTCAAACTGTATGTGGCTTTCGCTAAGACACATGCTTGGAAGTGCGGCTGTGCTAGCGCATTTTATAGACCGACGCTCTACCTCCTCGTCATGGTGGATGGTACCTATCGAATCGATCTTATGACAGAGAGTATCGACTTCGGCCTGGACGTGCTTTCATTTGACGGAAGATCGACCAGCTGTGATTCGTCTGGTCCTAATGTGCTAACTCCAAACA AGCTTCTCGCTAAAAGATCAATCATCAGTCATATTATCACCACTTTACGTATAACAACTATTGATTAG
- the ILV3 gene encoding dihydroxy-acid dehydratase ilv3 gives MSSMLSTASRATTKASSAIRCSSRLHFSTSRVQCEEEGEGRKTKFNKYSWIITEPKSNGAGQAQLYATGFKKEDFSKGQVGIGSCWWSGNPCNMHLLGLNNLCRDSVEKAGLKGMQFNTVGVSDGMSMGTTGMRYSLPSREVIADSFETIMQGQHYDANIGIPGCDKNMPGVLMAFARHNKPSIMVYGGTILPGKGSCAGVGDKLDVVSAFQSYGAYLAHDISEDQREDIIRHACPGPGSCGGMYTANTLASASEVMGMSLPTSSSSAAISDAKKAECLNVGEAIKKLIIEDIRPRDIMTRQAFKNAIAYIIAVGGSTNAVLHLIAIAHTAGIKLTIDDFQKISDNTPLLGDFKPSGTHVMAELAQLGGTPAVMKYLLKEGIITGDGMTVTGKTLKENLAQYKDLPDGQDVIRPVSNPIKKTGHLQILRGTLAPDGSVAKITGHEGTYFKGKARVFDDESGFIHALEKGEIKKGEKTVVIIRYQGPKGGPGMPEMLKPSSALMGYGLGQDCALLTDGRFSGGSHGFLIGHIVPEAYEGGPIGLAEDGDEIVIDADNNSIDLNVSQEIMSQRRKLWKKPALKYTRGFLFKYCKLVSDASKGCVLDYDGADN, from the coding sequence ATGAGTTCCATGTTGTCAACTGCTTCTAGAGCCACTACGAAGGCATCATCTGCCATCCGCTGTAGTTCTAGGCTTCATTTTTCTACATCGAGGGTTCAATGCGAAGAGGAAGGTGAAGGACGAAAGACCAAATTTAACAAGTATTCGTGGATCATCACCGAACCAAAATCCAATGGTGCCGGTCAGGCTCAGCTCTATGCTACAGGtttcaagaaggaggacTTCAGTAAGGGCCAAGTTGGTATTGGCTCGTGCTGGTGGTCCGGTAACCCTTGTAACATGCACTTGCTTGGCTTGAACAATCTGTGCAGAGATTCCGTTGAAAAGGCCGGTCTTAAGGGTATGCAATTCAATACCGTTGGTGTGTCTGACGGTATGTCTATGGGTACTACCGGTATGAGATATTCTTTACCCTCGCGTGAGGTCATTGCCGATTCTTTCGAGACTATCATGCAAGGTCAACACTATGATGCCAACATCGGTATCCCTGGCTGTGATAAGAACATGCCCGGTGTTTTGATGGCCTTTGCTAGACACAACAAGCCATCCATTATGGTTTACGGTGGTACTATTTTACCTGGAAAGGGCAGTTGTGCCGGCGTTGGTGACAAATTGGATGTGGTTTCTGCCTTCCAATCATATGGTGCTTATTTGGCACACGACATCAGTGAAGaccaaagagaagataTTATACGTCATGCTTGCCCAGGGCCAGGATCTTGTGGTGGTATGTACACGGCAAATACCCTCGCCTCTGCATCTGAGGTGATGGGCATGTCATTGCCAACGTCTTCGTCTTCTGCAGCCATTTCCGACGCAAAGAAGGCCGAATGTCTCAACGTTGGTGAAGctatcaagaaattgatcATTGAAGATATCAGACCTCGTGATATCATGACCAGACAGGCTTTCAAGAACGCTATTGCATATATAATTGCCGTTGGTGGTTCAACCAATGCTGTTCTTCATCTAATTGCTATAGCACACACTGCTGGCATCAAATTGACCATCGATGACTTCCAGAAGATTTCAGACAACACCCCATTGTTAGGTGACTTCAAGCCTTCTGGTACTCATGTTATGGCTGAGTTGGCCCAACTAGGAGGCACTCCTGCTGTGATGAAATACTTGCTTAAGGAGGGTATAATTACCGGAGATGGCATGACCGTTACTGGTaagactttgaaggagaaccTCGCACAATATAAGGATCTTCCAGATGGACAAGACGTGATAAGACCTGTTTCGAATCCGATCAAGAAGACAGGACATTTGCAGATCTTAAGAGGCACTCTCGCTCCAGATGGATCCGTTGCCAAGATCACTGGTCACGAAGGCACTTACTTCAAGGGTAAAGCCAGGGTGTTTGACGATGAAAGTGGGTTCATTCATGCTTTAGAAAAAGGTGAGATtaagaaaggagagaaaacTGTGGTCATTATTAGATACCAGGGACCTAAGGGTGGTCCAGGTATGCCGGAGATGTTGAAGCCATCTTCTGCCCTTATGGGATATGGTCTTGGACAGGATTGTGCATTGCTTACGGATGGTAGATTCTCCGGAGGCTCCCATGGTTTTTTGATTGGCCATATCGTGCCTGAGGCATATGAAGGAGGCCCAATTGGTCTTGCTGAAGATGGTGACGAAATCGTCATTGATGCCGATAACAACAGCATAGATTTGAATGTGTCACAAGAGATTATGTCccagagaagaaagctcTGGAAGAAGCCTGCCTTAAAATACACGAGAGGGTTCTTGTTTAAATACTGCAAATTAGTGTCCGATGCCTCCAAGGGCTGTGTTCTTGATTATGACGGTGCCGACAATTGA
- the FIG4 gene encoding phosphatidylinositol-3,5-bisphosphate 5-phosphatase (BUSCO:EOG09340N5P~EggNog:ENOG41): MPESRNNSVVESTETNDASLEVGHTSIQGVSAEGSQMQPQQQPMTTKARKFGLTKYTVYVTSRRMYVVGSNTRETMFRIIEIDLTSPEKLIIMEDNVYFNRTEIIDVLNGLEESSEGGLTKKITAVGLLGFIRFTKYYYLLVVTKRRPVAILGGHYLYHIDATELIPMSDNQRKPARNSEESRYLQTFLSIDLSKTFYYSYTYDLTNTLQVNCLRQKTRSLGLFENDSVHELYNDRFVWNSHLLELALTNFDRVYDWFQPIIHGFVDQIKISIFDAEVYVTLIARRSHHFAGARFFKRGVNDSGNVANEVETEQIVTDMLTSSFHDPAAGFFNNPRYTSFVQHRGSIPLSWSQATAPNIRMTKPPIELNVIDPFYSAAALHFDNLFKRYGAPVQILNLIKQKEKTPRETKLLTEFENCIHYLNRFLPEEKQIEYTAWDMSRASKSHDQDVIAWLENYSEHTVSSTGFFHNGKTLETTQLQQGICRTNCIDCLDRTNAAQFVIGKRALGHQLHALGFINQKYLEYDSDAINIWTELFHDHGDTIALQYGGSHLVNTLQTYRKINQWSSHSRDMIESVKRFYSNSFMDAQRQDAINLFLGNYVYKEGHPMLWDLNTDYYLHNNYVGVSLNYRPSYTHWFSDCNLDNQKKELLELQVERKGAFFTRIEELTAFKIEPIPGFYDNYWNNKYLPRELTSFSELFEFNMNSTLQYSGSSNTNTNSADINQDTANNSNVSSFSMNPASRSQGLSVSSTDNSSVFTNDKLAVDSADLTKQLVSPFKSRKPHRERRLEQGLHFENEARQIVTDSEVAEHESLELSSFNLRELRFSHDEYEKVKKGHENFDKILRNIGNEIGRSIRETKKLPIITKATNQTMDEKAFDFVDETYLDSVKPSQDLFMADIHKNHYNCNPIVSKSDMECYRKSINAGKEIEVSRQPESSKIDQLSHEYSKLLKVTVLQSDLSLYGQFVDCMNEWKVEKALSDVPLKKSAPVRYVQSDQTNTERAENVDFKPNTMSVLEEVAYSSFQNKNEKTETSSMRSANSSTRPISNSTPQIHPATTSTSSTSTLVGGLHNEDILNSPFSHGDSRVS, from the coding sequence ATGCCAGAATCCCGTAACAATTCTGTTGTAGAATCAACAGAAACCAACGATGCATCTCTTGAAGTTGGTCATACGTCTATCCAAGGTGTCTCTGCTGAAGGCTCTCAAATGCAGCCACAACAACAGCCGATGACAACTAAGGCTAGAAAATTTGGCCTTACTAAATATACCGTGTATGTGACAAGTCGAAGGATGTACGTTGTGGGAAGTAACACGAGAGAAACGATGTTCAGAATCATTGAGATCGATTTGACTTCGCCCGAGAAATTGATTATTATGGAAGATAATGTGTATTTCAATAGAACAGAAATCATTGATGTTCTCAATGGATTGGAGGAGTCCAGCGAAGGTGGATTGACCAAGAAAATTACTGCAGTGGGACTTTTGGGCTTCATAAGGTTTACCAAATACTACTATTTGCTTGTGGTAACGAAAAGAAGGCCGGTGGCTATACTAGGTGGCCATTATTTGTACCATATTGATGCCACAGAGTTGATTCCCATGTCAGACAATCAGAGAAAACCTGCCAGGAACTCCGAGGAGTCTAGGTATCTTCAGACTTTCCTCAGCATTGATTTAAGCAAGACTTTCTACTACAGTTATACCTATGATTTGACCAATACATTACAGGTCAACTGTCTGAGGCAGAAGACACGGTCTCTGGGTCTATTCGAAAATGACTCTGTCCATGAGTTGTATAACGATCGGTTTGTATGGAATTCGCATTTATTGGAACTTGCTCTGACTAATTTTGATCGCGTCTACGATTGGTTTCAACCGATTATTCATGGATTCGTTGACCAGATCAAGATTTCCATCTTTGATGCCGAGGTATACGTTACTTTGATAGCTAGGAGATCGCATCATTTTGCAGGTGCAAGATTCTTTAAGAGGGGTGTGAACGATAGCGGAAACGTGGCCAATGAAGTAGAAACAGAGCAAATAGTTACAGACATGCTTACTTCATCATTTCATGATCCCGCAGCAGGCTTTTTTAACAATCCGAGATACACCTCGTTTGTCCAGCATCGTGGTTCTATTCCACTATCATGGTCGCAGGCTACTGCTCCTAATATTCGAATGACAAAACCTCCCATTGAATTGAACGTTATCGATCCATTTTATTCTGCCGCAGCTCTACATTTTGACAACCTTTTCAAAAGGTATGGTGCCCCGGTTCAGATTCTCAATTTAATCAagcagaaggaaaagactCCTAGGGAGACGAAACTACTTACCGAGTTTGAAAACTGCATCCATTATTTGAATCGGTTCCTTCCTGAGGAGAAACAAATTGAATATACCGCATGGGATATGTCGAGAGCATCCAAAAGCCATGACCAGGACGTGATTGCTTGGTTGGAGAACTATAGTGAGCATACTGTTTCGTCAACAGGCTTTTTTCACAACGGTAAAACGTTGGAAACGACGCAGCTTCAGCAAGGTATATGCAGAACTAACTGCATCGATTGCTTGGATAGAACTAATGCTGCCCAATTTGTCATTGGTAAAAGAGCGTTAGGCCATCAATTGCATGCTTTGGGTTTCATAAACCAGAAATATCTAGAGTATGACTCAGATGCCATCAATATATGGACTGAGTTGTTTCATGATCACGGTGATACCATCGCTCTACAATACGGAGGATCGCATCTTGTGAACACTCTACAGACTTATCGAAAGATCAACCAATGGAGCTCCCACTCAAGAGATATGATCGAAAGTGTCAAGAGATTCTATAGTAATTCGTTTATGGATGCACAAAGACAGGATGCCATCAACTTGTTTTTGGGAAACTACGTCTACAAGGAAGGTCATCCTATGCTATGGGACTTAAACACAGATTACTACCTTCATAACAATTATGTTGGAGTTAGTTTAAATTATAGACCCAGCTATACCCATTGGTTCTCCGATTGTAACTTGGATAACCAGAAAAAGGAGCTACTAGAGTTGCAAGTGGAACGCAAGGGGGCGTTTTTTAcgagaattgaagagttgacTGCTTTTAAAATTGAACCTATTCCGGGATTCTATGATAACTATTGGAACAATAAATACCTGCCAAGGGAATTGACCTCCTTCAGCGAATTGTTTGAGTTCAACATGAATTCCACTCTTCAATACAGCGGCAGTTCTAACACTAATACCAATTCAGCAGATATCAACCAAGATACAGCCAACAACTCCAATGTTTCCAGTTTCAGTATGAATCCAGCCAGCCGATCACAGGGTCTGAGTGTTAGCTCAACGGATAACAGCAGTGTTTTTACCAATGATAAGCTTGCTGTCGATTCGGCCGATCTTACAAAACAACTTGTATCGCCATTCAAATCAAGAAAACCTCACAGAGAGCGCAGATTAGAGCAGGGACTGCATTTTGAGAATGAAGCAAGGCAAATAGTCACTGATAGTGAAGTGGCAGAGCATGAATCTCTTGAGTTGTCATCCTTCAATCTAAGGGAATTAAGATTTAGTCATGACGAATACGAGAAGGTTAAAAAGGGTCACGAGAACTTCGATAAGATTCTTAGAAATATAGGGAACGAGATCGGTAGGTCTATCAGGGAAACCAAGAAGTTGCCAATTATTACAAAGGCTACGAATCAAACAATGGACGAAAAAGCTTTTGACTTTGTTGATGAGACGTATTTGGATTCCGTAAAACCTTCTCAGGATTTATTTATGGCAGATATCCACAAAAATCATTATAATTGCAACCCAATAGTATCGAAAAGTGATATGGAGTGTTACAGAAAGAGCATAAATgcaggaaaagaaattgaggTGTCGAGACAACcagaatcttcaaaaattgACCAGCTTTCCCACGAATATTCCAAACTACTGAAAGTGACGGTGCTTCAGTCTGATTTGTCTCTTTATGGACAGTTCGTGGACTGTATGAACGAATGGAAAGTTGAGAAGGCTTTATCGGATGTGCCACTCAAAAAGAGTGCTCCTGTCAGGTACGTACAAAGTGACCAAACAAATACTGAACGTGCAGAAAATGTAGATTTCAAGCCTAACACGATGTCAGTTCTGGAGGAGGTAGCATATTCCAGCTTTCAAAACAAGAATGAAAAAACAGAAACATCTTCAATGCGTTCGgcaaattcttcaacccGGCCTATATCCAATTCCACTCCCCAGATTCATCCTGCTACGACCAGCACATCGTCTACATCAACGTTAGTGGGTGGTCTACACAACGAGGACATACTTAACTCACCATTCTCGCATGGTGATAGTAGAGTATCATAA